Proteins found in one Gaiellales bacterium genomic segment:
- a CDS encoding TlpA disulfide reductase family protein produces the protein MSQSARKRPTRATPPPPAKPAANRVLWIVNGVLLVVVIVIAGVLVARSQSGAPAPKAAKHQASVDANAPAALVQAADAIGFHTSSEPGVGLRENGAASDGTVQSDPTLLQPGTRAPAFTLKAPQGQTVSLSDYRGKAVLLELFATWCPHCQAEAPHLARLARALAPKGVQFISVNGDSEDAASVFAFHRYFASPYPALLDYQGAPGGSFSRLGPAGPVSKAYRLQSFPTFYVIKPDGTIAWGAQGEQPDALLKQKLLTVAP, from the coding sequence ATGAGCCAGTCCGCCCGCAAGCGCCCCACGCGCGCCACGCCGCCGCCGCCCGCGAAGCCGGCCGCGAACCGCGTGCTCTGGATCGTCAACGGCGTGCTGCTGGTCGTGGTGATCGTGATCGCAGGCGTGCTCGTCGCCCGTTCGCAGTCCGGCGCGCCCGCGCCCAAGGCCGCCAAGCACCAGGCGTCCGTCGACGCCAACGCGCCGGCCGCGCTCGTCCAGGCCGCTGACGCGATCGGCTTTCACACCAGCAGCGAGCCGGGCGTCGGCCTGCGTGAGAACGGCGCCGCGAGCGACGGCACCGTGCAGAGCGATCCCACGCTCCTGCAGCCGGGCACGCGGGCACCCGCCTTCACGCTGAAGGCGCCGCAGGGTCAGACCGTCAGCCTCTCGGACTACCGCGGCAAGGCCGTCCTGCTCGAGCTGTTCGCGACCTGGTGCCCGCACTGCCAGGCCGAGGCGCCGCACCTCGCGAGGCTGGCACGGGCGCTCGCGCCGAAGGGTGTCCAGTTCATCTCGGTGAACGGCGACTCCGAGGACGCCGCCAGCGTGTTCGCATTCCACCGCTACTTCGCGTCGCCCTACCCGGCGCTGCTCGACTATCAGGGTGCGCCCGGCGGGTCGTTCTCGCGGCTCGGCCCGGCGGGGCCGGTCTCGAAGGCGTACCGGCTGCAGAGCTTCCCGACCTTCTACGTGATCAAGCCGGACGGCACGATCGCATGGGGTGCCCAGGGTGAGCAGCCCGACGCGCTGCTCAAGCAGAAGCTGCTCACCGTCGCCCCGTAG